The genomic region AGCCAGCCGAAGACGCTTCCGCGCCACCGGGTCTCGTCCTTGCGGATCGCTTTCAGGAAGCTCCGCAGCCGCGGCCTCGGGACGTCGACGTCGCTGTCGGGAAGCATGTCGAGGGGATCGCCGTAGGTGTCGGCGGCGACCTGCTTGGCCTCGCGGAACCGGCCGCGCGCGACCAGCCACACCACGGTCTCGGGCAGCTTCATCCGCATGACGAACAGGACGATCGCCGGCAACGCCGACAGGCCGAGAATGATGCGCCAGAGATACTCGTGACCGATGCCCGACCAGAGCAGCACGGTGACGACCGCGATCGCGATCACCTCACCGACGGCGAACATGAACTGCCACCGGTTGCCCATCACCTCCCGCTTGCTGGCCGGGAGGGACTCCATGATGTAGGTGTAACCGTTGGAGATGTCCATGCCGAGCGGGACTCCGAGGACGAACCGGAGGGCGGCGAGGACGAGCATGTTGGGTACGAAGGCCTGTGACGCGCCGACGATGATGAACGTCACCATCGTCGCGATGAACACGGCGCGCCGGCCGACGCGATCGGACAACCAGCCCCCGAGCAATGCACCGACGACTGCGCCGGCCTGGGTGCCCGCGGACGCGAGCCCGAGCAGGAAACTGCTCGGGTGGTACTGCTCCTGGAGAAACACCAGGATGAAGGCGATCGAGTAGAGGTCCCACGACTCGATGAAGATCGAGGCGATCATCAGCCAGCCGGTGCGGTTGCCCTTCGGGCTGTAACTGTCGACCAGATGCCGTGTCGTCCGCTGGATGAGTTGTCGGTCGTCGGCGCTCGCTACCGGCAGTGCCATATCCGTCGCAAATCCTTCCGAAGTCACGGCGCCACGGCGTGATCACGCGTGCTGCTGGTCGCCGTGCCGCCGGTGGGTCGCGTGGTCCGGTGATCAGACCTGGGCGGAGCCCTCTCGGGGCGGACGGCAGATTACGGACGCCACCTGCGCGGTGTCAACGCAAACGGGGCGGATTTCAGCCGGCGAGGGAATGCCGGGCGGGCCTCGTGGCGCGCGCGAGGCGGGCAGCGACGACGCGCTGGGCCTGCGCCCGGGCGTCGCGGCGGACCTCGGCGAAGTAGATGGTCGGGTCGAGCAGGCCGCTCACCCAGTCGCGTCCCTGCGCGTCGATCACTTTTTCGCGCTTGACCACGGCTCCTCCTTCGACGTTCATCCCGATCATACCCGCCGCAACGCGACACGGCGGTCCGCGCGGCGCCGGTCCGGAGGTGGTCTCATGTCGCCTGCACCAGGCCCGAGCCGAGCAGGTTGGCGAGGACGCGCACCAGTTCGACGTCGATCTGGGACAGCTCACCGACATCGGTCGCATCGACGGTGAGCATGCCGAGCCGCTGCGCGCCGGCGGTGACGGCCACCGCGATCACGGTGCGGTAGTCGCCCTCCGTCGAGGGGATCACCAGCGGGTCGGCGTCGGTGTCCTCGATATAGACGAGGTCACCGCGGTCGACGAGGTCGAGAACGACGTCGCCGTCATCGGTTCCCCGGACGAATTCGTCCCGCGGCAGGGTCGACCGGCCGGCGTAGGCCTCCCGGGTCAGGCGGGTGCGGTGCGAGTCGGCACGGTAGAAGGCGCTGCGCGCGTCCGGCGCGGTCAAGAGAACGGCGGCTTCGACCACCGCCTGGCGCAGTTTGCCGGCGATGGTCGCCCGGGACGATCTCCCGGACGCGTCGCCCATCTCCCCGAGATAGCTCGTGATGGGCGCGAACGCTCCGTTGAGGGCGGTGCCGAGCGCCTCTTCGGCATCGACGGCGATCTGGGCCGCGCCCCGGATCCGGCGGGCGTCGCGGATCTGCTTCAGGGCGCCACAGAGGACCACGACGCCGGTCAGCGCCGCGCCGAGAGCGAGCAGCAGGATCCGCCGGCCGCCATGGGAGATCCCCGCCTCGGCGGAGAGCATGTAGGCACCGCCCGCGGCGGCGACCGCGAGGAGGTTGAGCAGACCGCCGATCCAGCGTGGCCGGAGCCATTCCCGGAAGTCGGTGTCCTCGGCGGCGCCTACCAACGCGTCCCCGGACGTCGTCCACCGTTGTTCATGTCGGGGAGCGTAGCGCCGAACACCGACAAATCGCCTCGAGCGCAGCGGTACCCCAGCGGGAGTCGCCGTGGGAAGATCAATT from Mycobacteriales bacterium harbors:
- a CDS encoding MFS transporter — translated: MALPVASADDRQLIQRTTRHLVDSYSPKGNRTGWLMIASIFIESWDLYSIAFILVFLQEQYHPSSFLLGLASAGTQAGAVVGALLGGWLSDRVGRRAVFIATMVTFIIVGASQAFVPNMLVLAALRFVLGVPLGMDISNGYTYIMESLPASKREVMGNRWQFMFAVGEVIAIAVVTVLLWSGIGHEYLWRIILGLSALPAIVLFVMRMKLPETVVWLVARGRFREAKQVAADTYGDPLDMLPDSDVDVPRPRLRSFLKAIRKDETRWRGSVFGWLSGLAQGGEFATFAFYLPILLVLLGVSGVKSGNLITLALYVLAAISGWVGPAILHRIGQRRLSLWGFSMVVVALIMAAIGIFTDTLVLVPIAAAIMLWGHYWDAENCMTISSMVAPPQYRGTASGFAYIFVKVPAFFSILVFPTLFDAIGKGAATLLVLIFPLIGIFAATFVLPKNIDGYRGDHEYADEQVAVGVSG
- a CDS encoding GAF domain-containing protein, which produces MVGAAEDTDFREWLRPRWIGGLLNLLAVAAAGGAYMLSAEAGISHGGRRILLLALGAALTGVVVLCGALKQIRDARRIRGAAQIAVDAEEALGTALNGAFAPITSYLGEMGDASGRSSRATIAGKLRQAVVEAAVLLTAPDARSAFYRADSHRTRLTREAYAGRSTLPRDEFVRGTDDGDVVLDLVDRGDLVYIEDTDADPLVIPSTEGDYRTVIAVAVTAGAQRLGMLTVDATDVGELSQIDVELVRVLANLLGSGLVQAT